One Paraburkholderia caffeinilytica DNA segment encodes these proteins:
- a CDS encoding cupin domain-containing protein: protein MVTTIQKTNPALELGSKIRALRQRLKRTLDDTATAAGISKPFLSQVERGLASPSITSLAGIAHALGVTVQYFVDTPSEERSVCRGDQLKFFGFADSANLFARLTNLTGGRQLEAILVRMPPGQKRSEVTTHAGEEFVYVIDGEVSLTLEGKTFVLHAGDSAHYESTVPHSWVNTARKESVVVWVGTPRLF, encoded by the coding sequence ATGGTCACGACAATTCAAAAGACGAATCCGGCACTCGAACTCGGCAGTAAGATCCGCGCGCTGCGGCAACGGCTCAAGCGCACGCTGGACGACACGGCAACCGCGGCAGGCATTTCCAAGCCGTTTCTGTCGCAAGTCGAACGGGGGCTGGCGTCACCGTCCATCACTTCGCTGGCCGGGATTGCCCACGCACTCGGGGTGACGGTGCAGTATTTCGTCGACACGCCAAGCGAAGAACGCTCGGTGTGCCGCGGCGATCAGTTGAAGTTTTTCGGTTTTGCGGACTCGGCCAATCTGTTTGCACGGCTGACCAATCTGACGGGCGGCCGTCAGCTCGAAGCGATCCTCGTGAGGATGCCGCCCGGGCAGAAACGCTCCGAAGTGACCACGCATGCCGGGGAAGAGTTTGTTTATGTGATCGACGGCGAAGTGTCGTTGACGCTGGAAGGCAAGACGTTCGTGTTGCATGCGGGAGACAGCGCGCATTACGAATCGACGGTGCCGCACAGCTGGGTGAATACCGCGCGCAAGGAATCGGTAGTCGTCTGGGTGGGCACACCGAGACTGTTCTAA